From Anopheles darlingi chromosome 2, idAnoDarlMG_H_01, whole genome shotgun sequence, the proteins below share one genomic window:
- the LOC125960001 gene encoding uncharacterized protein LOC125960001 isoform X1, with amino-acid sequence MSARTKRMKKSSWGARERAGMSFLIVVAFFAVFGLIILTEVLMIDDRGRAGSIIVRHGSNGGRFGESVPDYDDVKDDYLDDTGIFVRETKFGGTAVKNILKNQKDLKQSIGISVQTDAVESRSPPVVPWGQMLPSKIEQTLPRYPVDMKPTDGSWEIVNGTRYKFFVFSAFYDRRDGKLVRIIGATKTRGPEKVWCRFWYQTGVNSTKYRSASVMARVKIIRENWNLKYSACFILCPIRGPYPEIPYAVSVVSKIRAAPGNVLMLRNTDNDPDFTNRTFSNVPNSIGVCVKPLHFNYDQALYLLEFLELNNLLGASHFTFYNHTIGPKASCVLQHYVDGDLPQFITSYGEARLVARHHANGTVVVESNDLHYQMPTSHNEDNSSQLKPKITVNILPWNLRMRSQKEIRTEGLFASLNDCLYRNMYRYSHVALIDLDEFIIPHHNDTLIDLITWLSKRINSRNTGAYSFQNAFFYLQFADDELLHEDGENARANLRAALTTQRKTRRRSKLHPQKQRSKYICKPEAVIEAGNHFVWEFCPGRGSLNVPADAAILHHYRVCEFGGDDCIKTPSVVDRTAHRYSKQLLDRVGTVYSYLKETCNLPDIARTATKPPPTRKKELKIRVPIRKETAKVPTVTENSQNGVVSVATAQETIFTKSAPQASAVEAILKTH; translated from the exons ATGTCGGCGAGGACAAAACGCATGAAGAAGTCATCGTGGGGAGCCCGGGAGCGAGCGGGAATGAGCTTTCTTATCGTGGTGGCATTTTTCGCCGTGTTCGGTCTAATCATTCTCACCGAGGTGCTGATGATTGACGATCGTGGCCGTGCTGGCAGCATTATCGTACGGCATGGTAGCAATGGAGGTCGCTTTGGAGAGTCCGTGCCCGACTACGATGATGTGAAG GACGACTACTTGGATGACACCGGGATCTTCGTTCGAGAGACCAAATTCGGAGGCACGGCCGTGAAGAACATCCTCAAGAATCAAAAAG ATTTGAAACAATCTATTGGCATATCCGTGCAAACAGATGCTGTCGAATCGAGAAGCCCACCAGTTGTACCGTGGGGCCAGATGTTACCGTCAAAGATCGAACAAACGCTACCGCGCTACCCGGTGGATATGAAACCAACCGACGGTTCGTGGGAGATTGTCAACGGTACCAG GTACAAGTTCTTCGTGTTTTCGGCATTCTACGATCGGCGCGATGGCAAGCTGGTACGGATTATCGGGGCTACGAAAACGCGTGGACCGGAAAAAGTATGGTGCCGGTTTTGGTACCAAACCGGCGTGAACAGTACCAAGTATCGATCGGCTTCTGTGATGGCTAGGGTGAAG ATTATACGTGAGAACTGGAACCTTAAATATAGCGCTTGCTTTATCCTGTGCCCTATCAGAGGACCTTATCCGGAGATTCCGTACGCCGTCAGTGTGGTTAGCAAAATCAGGGCCGCACCGGGTAATGTGCTTATGCTGCGAAACACCGACAAC GATCCCGATTTCACGAATCGAACGTTTAGCAATGTTCCAAACAGTATCGGAGTGTGTGTTAAGCCGCTACATTTCAACTATGATCAG GCTTTGTATTTACTGGAGTTCCTGGAACTAAACAATCTGCTAGGAGCCAGTCACTTCACATTCTATAATCACACGATCGGCCCGAAGGCATCATGCGTACTGCAGCACTACGTGGACGGTGATCTGCCTCAGTTCATCACCTCTTATGGCGAAGCAAGATTGGTGGCGAGGCACCATGCAAACggaaccgtcgtcgttgaaagCAACGATCTACATTATCAAATGCCCACGAGTCACAATGAGGATAACAGTTCGCAGCTGAAGCCAAAAATTACTGTAAATATTTTGCCATGGAATTTACGCATGAGATCACAGAAGGAGATACGTACCGAGGGTCTGTTTGCATCGCTGAACGACTGCTTGTACCGTAACATGTATAG ATACTCACATGTTGCACTGATTGATTTGGACGAGTTTATCATACCCCACCATAATGACACACTGATTGATCTCATCAC CTGGTTGTCTAAGCGAATCAACAGCCGAAACACTGGAGCTTACTCTTTTCAGAATGCATTTTTCTATCTTCAATTCGCTGACGATGAGCTATTACACGAAGACGGAGAGAATGCCCGGGCGAATCTGCGGGCTGCTCTCACGACCCAACGTAAAACGCGCCGAAGATCAAAGCTGCACCCGCAGAAGCAGCGCTCGAAGTACATATGCAAACCGGAAGCGGTAATCGAAGCCGGAAACCACTTCGTGTGGGAGTTTTGTCCCGGGCGGGGCTCTCTGAACGTACCGGCAGATGCCGCCATCTTGCATCACTATCGA GTTTGTGAGTTTGGTGGCGACGACTGCATCAAAACACCATCCGTGGTAGATCGAACGGCTCATCGTTACTCCAAGCAGTTGCTCGATCGCGTAGGCACGGTTTACAGCTATTTGAAGGAAACGTGCAATCTTCCTGATATCGCGAGAACCGCCACGAAACCCCCTCCGACACGAAAGAAAGAGTTGAAGATAAGAGTTCCCATTAGGAAAGAAACCGCGAAGGTTCCAACGGTTACGGAGAACAGTCAGAACGGTGTGGTCAGTGTGGCGACCGCGCAAGAAACTATCTTCACTAAAAGTGCGCCACAGGCGAGCGCTGTAGAAGCCATTCTCAAGACACACTGA
- the LOC125960001 gene encoding uncharacterized protein LOC125960001 isoform X2, whose product MSARTKRMKKSSWGARERAGMSFLIVVAFFAVFGLIILTEVLMIDDRGRAGSIIVRHGSNGGRFGESVPDYDDVKDDYLDDTGIFVRETKFGGTAVKNILKNQKDAVESRSPPVVPWGQMLPSKIEQTLPRYPVDMKPTDGSWEIVNGTRYKFFVFSAFYDRRDGKLVRIIGATKTRGPEKVWCRFWYQTGVNSTKYRSASVMARVKIIRENWNLKYSACFILCPIRGPYPEIPYAVSVVSKIRAAPGNVLMLRNTDNDPDFTNRTFSNVPNSIGVCVKPLHFNYDQALYLLEFLELNNLLGASHFTFYNHTIGPKASCVLQHYVDGDLPQFITSYGEARLVARHHANGTVVVESNDLHYQMPTSHNEDNSSQLKPKITVNILPWNLRMRSQKEIRTEGLFASLNDCLYRNMYRYSHVALIDLDEFIIPHHNDTLIDLITWLSKRINSRNTGAYSFQNAFFYLQFADDELLHEDGENARANLRAALTTQRKTRRRSKLHPQKQRSKYICKPEAVIEAGNHFVWEFCPGRGSLNVPADAAILHHYRVCEFGGDDCIKTPSVVDRTAHRYSKQLLDRVGTVYSYLKETCNLPDIARTATKPPPTRKKELKIRVPIRKETAKVPTVTENSQNGVVSVATAQETIFTKSAPQASAVEAILKTH is encoded by the exons ATGTCGGCGAGGACAAAACGCATGAAGAAGTCATCGTGGGGAGCCCGGGAGCGAGCGGGAATGAGCTTTCTTATCGTGGTGGCATTTTTCGCCGTGTTCGGTCTAATCATTCTCACCGAGGTGCTGATGATTGACGATCGTGGCCGTGCTGGCAGCATTATCGTACGGCATGGTAGCAATGGAGGTCGCTTTGGAGAGTCCGTGCCCGACTACGATGATGTGAAG GACGACTACTTGGATGACACCGGGATCTTCGTTCGAGAGACCAAATTCGGAGGCACGGCCGTGAAGAACATCCTCAAGAATCAAAAAG ATGCTGTCGAATCGAGAAGCCCACCAGTTGTACCGTGGGGCCAGATGTTACCGTCAAAGATCGAACAAACGCTACCGCGCTACCCGGTGGATATGAAACCAACCGACGGTTCGTGGGAGATTGTCAACGGTACCAG GTACAAGTTCTTCGTGTTTTCGGCATTCTACGATCGGCGCGATGGCAAGCTGGTACGGATTATCGGGGCTACGAAAACGCGTGGACCGGAAAAAGTATGGTGCCGGTTTTGGTACCAAACCGGCGTGAACAGTACCAAGTATCGATCGGCTTCTGTGATGGCTAGGGTGAAG ATTATACGTGAGAACTGGAACCTTAAATATAGCGCTTGCTTTATCCTGTGCCCTATCAGAGGACCTTATCCGGAGATTCCGTACGCCGTCAGTGTGGTTAGCAAAATCAGGGCCGCACCGGGTAATGTGCTTATGCTGCGAAACACCGACAAC GATCCCGATTTCACGAATCGAACGTTTAGCAATGTTCCAAACAGTATCGGAGTGTGTGTTAAGCCGCTACATTTCAACTATGATCAG GCTTTGTATTTACTGGAGTTCCTGGAACTAAACAATCTGCTAGGAGCCAGTCACTTCACATTCTATAATCACACGATCGGCCCGAAGGCATCATGCGTACTGCAGCACTACGTGGACGGTGATCTGCCTCAGTTCATCACCTCTTATGGCGAAGCAAGATTGGTGGCGAGGCACCATGCAAACggaaccgtcgtcgttgaaagCAACGATCTACATTATCAAATGCCCACGAGTCACAATGAGGATAACAGTTCGCAGCTGAAGCCAAAAATTACTGTAAATATTTTGCCATGGAATTTACGCATGAGATCACAGAAGGAGATACGTACCGAGGGTCTGTTTGCATCGCTGAACGACTGCTTGTACCGTAACATGTATAG ATACTCACATGTTGCACTGATTGATTTGGACGAGTTTATCATACCCCACCATAATGACACACTGATTGATCTCATCAC CTGGTTGTCTAAGCGAATCAACAGCCGAAACACTGGAGCTTACTCTTTTCAGAATGCATTTTTCTATCTTCAATTCGCTGACGATGAGCTATTACACGAAGACGGAGAGAATGCCCGGGCGAATCTGCGGGCTGCTCTCACGACCCAACGTAAAACGCGCCGAAGATCAAAGCTGCACCCGCAGAAGCAGCGCTCGAAGTACATATGCAAACCGGAAGCGGTAATCGAAGCCGGAAACCACTTCGTGTGGGAGTTTTGTCCCGGGCGGGGCTCTCTGAACGTACCGGCAGATGCCGCCATCTTGCATCACTATCGA GTTTGTGAGTTTGGTGGCGACGACTGCATCAAAACACCATCCGTGGTAGATCGAACGGCTCATCGTTACTCCAAGCAGTTGCTCGATCGCGTAGGCACGGTTTACAGCTATTTGAAGGAAACGTGCAATCTTCCTGATATCGCGAGAACCGCCACGAAACCCCCTCCGACACGAAAGAAAGAGTTGAAGATAAGAGTTCCCATTAGGAAAGAAACCGCGAAGGTTCCAACGGTTACGGAGAACAGTCAGAACGGTGTGGTCAGTGTGGCGACCGCGCAAGAAACTATCTTCACTAAAAGTGCGCCACAGGCGAGCGCTGTAGAAGCCATTCTCAAGACACACTGA